From Anopheles coluzzii chromosome 3, AcolN3, whole genome shotgun sequence, the proteins below share one genomic window:
- the LOC125907542 gene encoding uncharacterized protein LOC125907542, translated as MDKKIKTVQLKKRIALENIKSLERFQAKYSSDDAKQIPEVLEDLAKHKEEFFTAVSKLEELEDKDEAVEASIMERIDIEERCRKLKSFLRERQPKEEGSLNDTTGLASSTLAFGRPHAPNLRLPKIELPTFDGDHTKWLSFRDRFIAMIDASAELPSIAKLQYLLSSLKGDAAVPFEHTPLTADNYSVTWAALLKRYDNSRLLIREYYRKLHYLPGVQLVCVDKLTHLVDEFTRFVNGLKKLNEPVDSWDTPLSNMLLMKLDRETLLAWEKHSVHFTTDKYKDVIDFVQDRIQILKSTNNFVKDQAASGIKVAGLIRQPGQRRFIANAATSRSAPAASTAHTQQPKCPLECSEDHTLRNCPVFIAKEVQQRRDVVASKRLCWNCLSSNHQVRACKSDYSCRTCRERHHTLLHHSPPYAPPATVTLSAQSNEDNVFLATANIQIKDDYGNTHEARALLDSGSMSNFIAEEFARKLLTSRKRVNVAVSGIGNAVQQIKGSIVATVQSKTQPFATEMTFLVLDTPSANIPTSPTDVSSWKMPDVALADSTFNSPGQIDIVIGGDTFWELHTGRKRSIGRGKPWLVETHFGWVVTGNTHHSSVGPRLCHLSAYDTPLEETMQRFWESETIAEDPVLSVEENACEKHFAATTVRNSSGRYVVSLPFNSNPNIVLGESKEIADRRLRSIERRLNTNAKMKEEYVKFMKEYEHLGHMKRLTSPANDSVEHYYLPHHAVVKESSTTTKVRVVFDASCKTSSGYSLNDKLLVGPVVQEDLLSIILRFRSRAIALTADVEKMYRQILHSPHDRNYLRIRYREHPADPISTVELQTVTYGTASAPFLATRTLKQIALDHKEEYPLAMNAVMNDFYVDDLLTGTDDLSEAIVIQRQISDMLNSAGFTLKKWASNRSEALKNVPSEDVAVQLSHEWKSSKQVSTLGIVWEPATDTLRFRIEIPPTTPCMTKRLILSYIAKIFDPLGLLGPTIIIAKMFMQQLWALKIHGKAYDWDSELPSHLQHEWSKFHSTLSSLRNLTVPRYISQCTATSLQIHIFADASQLAYGACCYIRAESMEGVTVQLLTAKSKVVALSNSHSIARLELCAARLATLLYEKVQQSLKISATTICWTDSMTVLHWLNSAPNRWKPFVANRVAKIQHTAGIQCWKHVPGSDNPADDISRGLTPEKLLVCERWWHGPHWLARNSEEWPQNTPSPSEDESAEEEKLSSRVASTALICEFRNSLFSRFSIYHKLQRVVAHCLRFIQNAKRRVGNKVHAKDIPPLTVDELKAAELKLCYLSQQDTFSEELQHLQKGKEIPKNSKLKWISPFIDTQGILRIGGRLSNAHLSESEKHPVILSSKHPLSALLAVSIHLSKLHAAPQLLLTTLRQSFWIIGGRNLCKSVYHSCHACFKAKPTLIKQSIADLPTSRVTPTRPFSVCGVDYCGPIYIKQTIRNRSPIKAYIAIFVCFSTRAVHIELVGDLTSTAFINALRRLIARRGQISELHSDNATTFKGAAHELNRVYKMLKSDEHDRAAIFDWCAMNHMKWKFIPPRAPHFGGLWEAAVKAAKKHIVRTIGTTSITQESMLTLLAQVEQCLNSRPITPLSDEPSDLEPLTPGHFLVGGNLQAVPIIDYTETPSNYLREYQLVQKHLQTIWARWYPEYLQQLQARAKYCNGKSAVLKENTLVIIKEDNVHPTSWPMGRIVAVHPGKDDVVRVVTLRTASGKQIVRAANRLAVLPNPDVISNLEQKETTGTE; from the coding sequence ATggataagaaaattaaaacagtgcAACTGAAAAAGAGGATCGCCCTGGAGAACATAAAATCGCTGGAACGGTTCCAGGCGAAATATTCGAGTGATGATGCCAAGCAGATTCCGGAGGTGTTAGAAGATCTGGCGAAACATAAGGAAGAGTTTTTCACCGCAGTTTCGAAACTGGAAGAGCTTGAAGATAAAGACGAAGCGGTCGAAGCCAGCATAATGGAACGGATCGACATTGAAGAACGCTGTCGCAAGCTAAAATCATTTCTACGGGAAAGACAGCCAAAGGAAGAAGGTTCGCTCAACGATACAACGGGCTTGGCTTCCTCAACGCTTGCATTCGGTCGACCCCACGCGCCAAATTTACGTTTGCCCAAAATCGAACTTCCAACATTTGACGGAGATCACACAAAATGGCTTTCTTTCCGAGATCGCTTCATCGCAATGATCGACGCTTCAGCCGAGCTTCCATCTATCGCGAAGCTACAATACTTACTGTCATCGTTGAAGGGGGACGCGGCGGTACCCTTCGAGCATACACCTTTAACGGCGGACAACTATTCGGTTACCTGGGCGGCGCTTCTTAAACGGTACGACAATTCTCGTCTTTTGATTCGCGAATACTATCGCAAATTGCACTACCTTCCGGGAGTGCAATTGGTGTGCGTTGACAAGCTCACGCACCTGGTGGATGAATTCACCCGCTTCGTCAACGGGTTGAAAAAGCTGAACGAACCGGTTGACTCGTGGGACACACCCCTCTCAAACATGCTGCTGATGAAGTTGGATCGAGAGACATTGTTGGCTTGGGAGAAACATTCCGTGCACTTCACGACGGACAAATATAAGGATGTGATCGACTTCGTGCAAGATCGTATCCAAATCTTGAAATCGACCAACAACTTCGTGAAGGATCAAGCAGCTAGTGGTATCAAGGTGGCCGGTCTCATTCGTCAACCAGGGCAACGGAGATTCATCGCGAATGCAGCTACATCTCGCTCGGCTCCTGCTGCGTCGACTGCGCACACCCAACAGCCAAAGTGTCCATTGGAGTGTTCCGAAGACCACACACTGCGCAACTGTCCAGTGTTCATCGCCAAGGAGGTCCAACAGCGACGGGACGTCGTCGCATCGAAGCGGCTGTGCTGGAACTGTTTGAGCAGCAATCATCAGGTTAGAGCGTGCAAGTCGGATTATTCGTGTCGCACGTGTCGTGAGCGTCATCACACACTTCTACATCATTCACCACCCTATGCTCCACCCGCAACGGTAACATTGTCAGCTCAGTCGAATGAAGACAATGTGTTTCTGGCGACGGCAAACATCCAGATCAAGGATGACTACGGGAACACCCATGAAGCAAGGGCGTTGTTGGATTCGGGATCCATGTCGAATTTCATCGCTGAGGAGTTCGCACGGAAACTGCTGACGAGTCGCAAAAGGGTCAACGTCGCTGTATCGGGCATCGGCAATGCAGTACAGCAGATCAAGGGTTCCATCGTCGCTACCGTTCAGTCCAAGACACAACCCTTCGCAACGGAGATGACTTTCTTGGTTCTGGACACGCCATCCGCAAACATCCCTACATCACCAACGGACGTCTCTTCATGGAAAATGCCGGACGTGGCATTGGCGGACAGCACCTTTAACAGTCCGGGGCAAATCGACATCGTCATCGGAGGCGATACGTTCTGGGAGCTCCACACCGGTCGCAAGCGCTCTATCGGTAGAGGCAAACCGTGGCTGGTCGAAACCCACTTTGGTTGGGTTGTCACCGGCAACACTCATCATTCGTCAGTCGGTCCGCGGCTGTGCCATCTATCTGCATACGACACCCCACTGGAGGAGACCATGCAGCGGTTCTGGGAGAGTGAAACCATAGCCGAGGATCCTGTGCTATCGGTTGAGGAGAATGCTTGCGAGAAGCATTTCGCAGCAACAACTGTTCGCAACTCAAGTGGAAGGTATGTCGTTAGTTTGCCATTTAACTCCAACCCTAATATCGTTTTAGGAGAGTCGAAGGAAATAGCCGATCGCAGACTGCGTTCTATCGAACGGCGGTTGAACACCAATGCTAAAATGAAAGAAGAGTATGTGAAATTTATGAAAGAATATGAGCATTTGGGGCATATGAAGCGGCTTACCAGTCCTGCAAACGATTCGGTAGAGCATTACTACCTCCCACATCACGCTGTCGTTAAAGAGTCAAGCACAACCACGAAGGTGCGTGTCGTGTTCGATGCATCCTGTAAGACTTCGAGTGGTTACTCATTGAACGATAAACTCTTAGTGGGACCAGTCGTTCAAGAAGATCTTTTATCGATTATCCTTCGGTTTCGTTCTCGTGCCATTGCTCTCACTGCAGACGTAGAGAAGATGTATCGGCAAATTTTACATAGCCCTCATGACCGTAACTATCTACGCATCCGGTACAGAGAACATCCTGCAGATCCTATATCGACCGTTGAGCTACAGACGGTTACGTACGGCACAGCCTCTGCTCCATTTTTGGCAACCAGGACCCTCAAACAGATTGCTCTTGACCACAAGGAAGAGTATCCTTTGGCAATGAACGCGGTCATGAACGATTTTTACGTAGATGATTTGCTAACGGGTACCGATGATTTGTCCGAAGCAATCGTTATACAAAGGCAAATCTCAGACATGCTAAATTCAGCTGGTTTCACGCTGAAGAAATGGGCATCGAACCGCTCCGAAGCATTGAAGAACGTTCCTTCAGAAGATGTGGCGGTACAACTCTCGCACGAGTGGAAGAGCTCGAAACAAGTATCCACACTAGGCATCGTTTGGGAACCGGCAACTGATACACTACGGTTTCGTATTGAGATACCACCTACAACACCCTGCATGACGAAAAGGTTAATTTTGTCATATATCGCCAAGATATTTGATCCCCTCGGGCTACTGGGCCCAACGATCATCATCGCAAAGATGTTCATGCAGCAACTATGGGCTCTCAAGATTCATGGAAAGGCATATGACTGGGACAGCGAGCTACCATCGCACTTACAGCATGAATGGTCGAAATTTCACTCTACATTATCTTCACTACGCAATTTGACAGTCCCACGGTACATATCGCAATGCACGGCAACAAGTCTGCAAATTCATATCTTTGCTGACGCATCACAACTAGCATATGGTGCTTGTTGCTACATTCGGGCTGAAAGCATGGAAGGAGTCACCGTGCAGCTGCTAACAGCCAAGTCAAAGGTCGTTGCGTTATCCAATTCACATTCCATAGCTCGATTGGAATTATGTGCAGCACGACTAGCCACACTTCTTTACGAGAAAGTCCAGCAATCACTGAAAATTTCTGCTACCACCATCTGTTGGACCGATTCCATGACTGTCCTTCACTGGCTGAATTCAGCACCAAATCGATGGAAGCCCTTCGTTGCAAACAGGGTTGCAAAAATTCAGCACACAGCTGGAATACAATGCTGGAAGCATGTTCCAGGCTCGGACAATCCAGCAGACGACATTTCGCGAGGTTTAACGCCGGAAAAGTTGCTAGTGTGTGAGCGCTGGTGGCACGGGCCACATTGGTTAGCACGCAACTCGGAAGAATGGCCACAGAACACACCATCACCAAGCGAAGATGAGagcgcagaagaagaaaaactatcGTCACGGGTTGCAAGCACAGCATTAATCTGCGAATTTCGAAACAGTTTGTTCTCACGATTTTCGATCTACCACAAACTGCAAAGAGTTGTTGCACATTGTTTGCGCTTTATACAAAACGCAAAGCGCCGCGTAGGAAACAAGGTCCATGCTAAGGATATCCCACCGCTCACTGTAGACGAACTCAAGGCGGCAGAACTCAAGTTGTGTTATCTTTCGCAACAAGACACCTTTTCCGAGGAGTTACAACACCTGCAGAAGGGCAAAGAGATTCCGAAGAACTCCAAACTGAAATGGATTTCCCCTTTCATAGATACGCAAGGTATTCTGCGCATTGGTGGCCGGCTCAGTAACGCACATCTGTCGGAATCAGAAAAACACCCGGTAATATTATCATCGAAACATCCACTGTCCGCACTACTAGCTGTTTCGATACACTTGAGTAAGCTGCATGCTGCACCACAACTGCTTTTAACAACACTACGCCAAAGCTTTTGGATAATTGGCGGTCGCAATTTATGCAAGTCTGTGTACCACAGTTGCCACGCATGTTTTAAGGCCAAACCCACACTTATTAAGCAAAGTATCGCCGATTTGCCAACATCACGAGTCACACCAACAAGACCATTCTCAGTATGCGGAGTAGACTATTGCGGACCAATCtatataaaacaaaccatacgCAACAGAAGTCCGATTAAAGCATACATCGCcatatttgtatgtttttcaacaagaGCGGTACATATCGAACTGGTTGGCGATTTAACATCAACAGCATTTATCAATGCACTTCGTCGTTTGATTGCACGTCGTGGTCAAATCAGTGAACTGCATTCCGACAATGCAACCACCTTTAAGGGAGCGGCACATGAGCTGAATCGCGTCTACAAGATGCTAAAGAGCGACGAACACGATCGAGCTGCTATATTTGATTGGTGCGCGATGAATCATATGAAGTGGAAGTTTATCCCACCAAGAGCACCACATTTTGGAGGTTTATGGGAGGCGGCGGTGAAGGCAGCTAAAAAGCATATAGTCAGAACAATAGGAACAACAAGCATCACACAGGAGAGCATGCTTACCCTACTTGCCCAGGTAGAGCAATGTTTGAATTCGCGACCAATTACACCTCTATCCGATGAGCCGTCGGACTTGGAACCATTGACACCGGGACACTTCCTCGTCGGTGGCAATCTGCAAGCGGTACCAATCATCGATTACACCGAGACACCGAGCAACTATTTGAGGGAATACCAGTTGGTACAAAAACATCTGCAAACCATTTGGGCTCGATGGTATCCGGAGTACCTGCAGCAGTTACAAGCTCGAGCCAAATATTGCAACGGGAAATCAGCGGTTCTGAAAGAAAATACACTGGTGATTATTAAGGAAGACAATGTACATCCTACCTCGTGGCCGATGGGGCGCATCGTTGCAGTACACCCTGGAAAGGACGATGTTGTTCGCGTCGTTACACTGCGCACTGCTTCAGGGAAGCAAATCGTCCGCGCAGCTAATCGTCTGGCGGTTTTGCCTAATCCGGACGTAATTAGCAACTTAGAGCAGAAGGAAACCACTGGCACTGAGTAA